The following are encoded together in the Lathyrus oleraceus cultivar Zhongwan6 chromosome 3, CAAS_Psat_ZW6_1.0, whole genome shotgun sequence genome:
- the LOC127130169 gene encoding uncharacterized protein LOC127130169, whose translation MKRKREPSEKLKKSKTLKLGEPSATRMPTHLGSPISSKSHPSETPTLKLRQLSSSMPLHTSMYTPSKPTTSTSNPSESHHSNPPLPPLQPFNLTATTLPISKALLFNAPIPPPSSTPSSPPYYDISSNFDKPQPPDPQSPTLAQLQAHALSNLNPSKPKTSIPSPSEPQPDQPSESQPKQPSEPQTEPPNEFVYEPQTTQKSDSPTKTNPIPPETILPSSDLEPTLPTLEEAVALFAESSVEKLISLSANSKLSDNPFEVRIHWNRVIIWMPSEAFKLKGLSE comes from the coding sequence ATGAAGAGGAAAAGAGAGCCATCTGAGaagttgaagaagtcaaagaccTTGAAGCTGGGAGAACCATCAGCAACCAGAATGCCAACGCATTTGGGCTCTCCTATCTCAAGTAAGTCTCACCCCTCTGAAACTCCTACTTTAAAATTAAGGCAACTATCTTCCTCCATGCCTCTACATACTTCCATGTATACTCCCTCTAAACCCACAACCTCCACCTCAAATCCCTCTGAATCTCATCACTCTAACCCACCCTTACCTCCCCTCCAACCTTTTAATCTCACCGCCACAACACTACCTATCTCTAAGGCCTTACTCTTCAATGCACCAATACCACCACCTTCTTCAACTCCCTCCTCTCCACCTTACTATGACATATCTTCTAATTTTGACAAGCCACAACCACCTGATCCTCAATCCCCAACACTTGCTCAACTCCAAGCCCACGCTCTCTCTAACCTAAACCCATCTAAGCCAAAAACCTCTATCCCATCTccatctgaacctcaaccagaTCAACCATCTGAATCCCAACCCAAACAACCATCTGAACCTCAAACAGAACCACCAAATGAATTTGTGTATGAACCCCAAACTACCCAAAAATCTGACTCTCCCACTAAAACCAACCCCATCCCTCCAGAAACTATCCTTCCCTCCTCTGACCTAGAACCAACCCTCCCCACCCTGGAAGAGGCGGTAGCCTTATTTGCTGAGTCTTCAGTGGAGAAGCTCATATCACTATCTGCAAACTCTAAACTAAGTGATAATCCCTTTGAAGTAAGGATTCACTGGAATAGAGTTATCATATGGATGCCATCTGAGGctttcaagctgaaaggcctctctgaatAA